The following proteins are co-located in the Onychomys torridus chromosome 6, mOncTor1.1, whole genome shotgun sequence genome:
- the LOC118585341 gene encoding glutathione S-transferase Mu 1, with product MPMILGYWNVRGLIHPIRLLLEYTDSSYEEKRYTMGDAPDFDRSQWLNEKFKLGLDFPNLPYLIDGSHKITQSNAILRYLARKNNLCGETEEERIRADVVENQVMDNRMQLIMLCYNPDFEKQKPEFLKTIPEKMKLYSEFLGKRPWFAGDKITYVDFLAYDILDQHRIFEPKCLDGFPNLKDFLARFEGLKKISAYMKTSRFISTPIFSKMAHWSNK from the exons ATGCCTATGATACTGGGATACTGGAACGTCCGCGGT CTGATTCACCCTATCCGCCTGCTCCTGGAGTACACAGACTCAAGCTATGAGGAGAAGAGATACACCATGGGGGACG CTCCTGACTTTGACAGAAGCCAGTGGCTGAATGAGAAGTTCAAGTTGGGCCTGGACTTTCCCAAT CTGCCCTACTTAATTGATGGGTCACACAAGATCACCCAGAGCAACGCCATCCTGCGCTACCTTGCCCGCAAGAACAATCTGT gtggagagacagaggaggagaggatcCGTGCCGACGTTGTGGAGAACCAGGTTATGGACAACCGCATGCAGCTCATCATGCTCTGTTACAACCCTGACTTT gagaagcagaagccagagtTCTTGAAGACCATCCCTGAGAAGATGAAGCTCTACTCTGAGTTCCTGGGCAAGCGGCCCTGGTTTGCAGGGGACAAG ATCACCTATGTGGATTTCCTTGCTTATGACATCCTTGACCAGCACCGTATATTTGAGCCCAAGTGCTTGGATGGGTTCCCAAACCTGAAGGACTTCTTGGCTCGCTTTGAG GGCCTGAAGAAGATCTCCGCCTACATGAAGACCAGCCGCTTCATCTCAACACCTATATTTTCAAAGATGGCCCACTGGAGTAACAAGTAG